A portion of the Sphaerochaeta pleomorpha str. Grapes genome contains these proteins:
- the rlmKL gene encoding bifunctional 23S rRNA (guanine(2069)-N(7))-methyltransferase RlmK/23S rRNA (guanine(2445)-N(2))-methyltransferase RlmL — MIFFATSALYMNDIVEQEALNAGGTDIRTVSGGVEFATDLAGAYRFCLWSRTSTRLLLGLFEDEDIRSADELYEASVLIPWENWITPEQTFAVSETVKNCSYLRNSHFGAIRLKDAIVDRIREKFDDQRPQVDKENCDVMFHLHVDGDHVSWYVDFSGKGLYKRGYRLEQTDAVLSEYLAASVLFRSDWRKAMEREEQVPVLLDPFCGAGTLAIEAALWATDQAPGLVTARRFAFFDLPIHDPDLWEDLVDETLAKGVLGRQKNVKIHAWDIDPRAIEMAKDNAKTAQVDQFIDFQVKDFTKITKEDVPEGIGYVVTDPPYGVRMASEERPLEMLYRVIGRQFNSLFGGWHIAILCGQQELLSFVDMKPDRTNTVNNGGIPCQIAHYYVFSDDERQAMIDRAIQKKAERLAQPLSDGAQMAYNRLKKNLDRIVPIMEKQGVTCYRIYDADMPEYSAAIDLYENKYISLQEYAAPSTIDVDDALKRLNELIDATERATGIERDMIFVKQRTQQRGDNQYEKLGQGSKFYLVNENGSRYMVNFTDYLDTGLFLDHRPIRAEIASMAEGKRFLNLFCYTGSATVQAAKGNALSTVSVDASATYLDWAVKNMELNGYTQMNHFFYKSDCIQYLYDTYDRFDLIFCDPPTFSNSKGRDSFDVDRDQVKLIKACMMHLDPKGTLIFSCNYRKFKLDESLLEEYDIENITPRTIGEDFERDQKIHYCFLIKFRSMAKKAPVKTGRKLVLKKSEQK, encoded by the coding sequence ATGATTTTTTTTGCAACATCAGCCCTATACATGAATGACATTGTCGAGCAAGAAGCCCTCAATGCAGGAGGGACTGATATCCGTACCGTTTCCGGGGGAGTAGAATTTGCCACAGACCTTGCAGGAGCCTACCGCTTCTGCCTTTGGTCCCGAACCTCGACCCGGCTTCTGCTCGGATTATTTGAAGATGAGGATATCCGTTCAGCCGATGAGCTCTATGAAGCTTCTGTTTTAATCCCCTGGGAAAACTGGATTACCCCAGAGCAAACCTTTGCTGTTTCCGAAACAGTCAAGAACTGCTCCTATCTGAGAAACTCTCATTTTGGAGCCATCAGGCTTAAAGATGCAATCGTTGACAGGATCCGGGAAAAATTTGACGACCAGAGACCCCAGGTAGATAAAGAAAACTGCGATGTAATGTTCCATCTGCATGTCGACGGGGACCATGTCAGCTGGTATGTCGATTTCTCAGGAAAAGGTCTCTACAAGAGGGGTTACCGTCTGGAACAGACCGATGCCGTCCTAAGTGAATACCTTGCTGCCTCGGTTCTTTTCAGGAGCGATTGGCGCAAGGCCATGGAAAGGGAAGAACAGGTCCCTGTCCTCCTCGACCCCTTCTGCGGAGCCGGGACCCTTGCCATCGAAGCTGCCTTGTGGGCAACCGACCAGGCCCCAGGTCTTGTCACAGCCCGCAGGTTTGCCTTCTTCGACCTGCCCATCCACGATCCCGATCTTTGGGAAGACCTTGTTGACGAAACCCTTGCAAAGGGCGTATTGGGACGACAGAAAAATGTAAAGATCCATGCTTGGGATATCGATCCAAGGGCAATCGAGATGGCAAAGGACAATGCAAAGACTGCCCAGGTTGACCAGTTTATCGATTTCCAGGTAAAGGATTTTACCAAGATTACAAAAGAAGATGTACCGGAGGGTATTGGCTATGTCGTGACCGATCCCCCCTATGGAGTACGGATGGCTTCTGAGGAACGCCCCCTTGAGATGCTCTACAGGGTAATCGGTCGTCAGTTCAATTCCCTCTTTGGAGGCTGGCATATTGCCATTCTGTGCGGACAGCAAGAACTTCTAAGCTTCGTCGATATGAAACCAGACCGGACCAATACCGTAAATAACGGGGGGATTCCCTGCCAGATCGCTCATTACTATGTATTTAGCGACGATGAACGACAGGCTATGATCGACAGGGCAATTCAGAAAAAAGCCGAACGGCTGGCCCAACCTTTGAGCGACGGCGCCCAGATGGCCTATAACCGCCTCAAGAAGAACCTCGACCGCATTGTCCCCATCATGGAAAAACAAGGGGTTACTTGTTATCGTATCTATGATGCCGATATGCCTGAATACAGTGCGGCTATCGACTTGTACGAGAACAAGTACATCAGCCTGCAGGAATATGCTGCTCCTTCCACCATTGATGTAGATGATGCCTTAAAAAGGCTCAACGAACTCATTGACGCTACCGAGCGGGCTACCGGCATCGAACGGGACATGATCTTCGTAAAGCAGAGAACACAGCAGCGAGGGGACAACCAGTACGAGAAACTCGGACAGGGAAGCAAGTTCTATCTGGTGAACGAGAACGGGTCACGGTACATGGTAAACTTCACCGATTACCTCGACACAGGGCTCTTTCTCGATCACAGACCTATCAGGGCCGAAATTGCCTCTATGGCAGAAGGCAAGCGGTTTTTGAACCTGTTCTGCTATACTGGTTCGGCTACCGTACAGGCAGCAAAGGGAAATGCATTGAGCACGGTCAGCGTAGATGCCTCGGCTACCTACCTTGACTGGGCAGTGAAGAACATGGAACTCAATGGGTACACCCAGATGAACCATTTCTTCTATAAAAGTGACTGTATCCAGTACCTCTACGATACCTATGACCGGTTCGATTTGATTTTCTGCGACCCCCCCACGTTCTCAAACAGCAAGGGAAGGGATAGTTTCGATGTAGACCGTGACCAAGTGAAGCTTATCAAGGCCTGCATGATGCACCTTGACCCGAAAGGCACTTTGATCTTCAGTTGCAACTATCGGAAATTCAAATTGGATGAGTCCTTGCTCGAGGAATATGATATCGAGAATATCACCCCGAGAACCATCGGTGAGGATTTTGAACGTGACCAAAAGATCCATTACTGCTTCCTCATCAAATTCAGGTCGATGGCCAAGAAAGCCCCTGTAAAGACAGGAAGGAAGTTGGTTCTGAAAAAGAGCGAGCAGAAATAA
- a CDS encoding Hsp33 family molecular chaperone HslO, producing MIKKKIEDKELLDHLASLPEDVREVFLMQNGQIRLTALQATQMLCQMKANHELGVLETYVLGQAYLAAGLLSATVKGNDRVQLNIECGGPIKGVHVEAWACGAVRGYLKQVPIPITKPMEDFNLNELYGPGFLSISKLIEKNKSPFTGQVMMQYGDLAKDLALYYLQSEQTPSLFFLSIQFDKTGSVIGAGALFLQAMPGCDENLLDVLQEKATALPSIGSFLSKGGSIQEYVQKEFSDFSVDHLAHQGLGFSCPCNRENFANYLESLSKKEQQDILTNGPLPLQLVCFNCNTTYEFDKDELEHLFS from the coding sequence ATGATCAAGAAGAAGATTGAAGACAAAGAATTACTGGACCATCTAGCCTCCTTGCCCGAAGATGTCAGGGAGGTGTTTCTTATGCAAAACGGTCAAATCCGCCTGACTGCGTTGCAAGCGACACAGATGCTTTGCCAGATGAAAGCCAACCATGAACTGGGTGTCCTCGAAACCTATGTACTGGGACAGGCATATCTCGCTGCGGGACTGCTGAGTGCCACTGTCAAAGGGAATGACCGTGTTCAGCTGAATATTGAGTGCGGAGGCCCCATCAAAGGGGTGCATGTAGAGGCCTGGGCCTGTGGTGCAGTGAGGGGTTATCTCAAGCAGGTACCCATTCCCATCACGAAGCCTATGGAGGATTTTAATCTCAATGAACTGTATGGGCCAGGCTTTCTGTCGATTTCAAAACTGATAGAAAAGAATAAAAGCCCATTTACCGGCCAGGTAATGATGCAGTACGGGGATCTTGCAAAAGATTTGGCACTGTATTACCTGCAATCAGAACAAACCCCCTCCCTGTTCTTCCTGTCGATTCAGTTTGACAAAACCGGTTCAGTGATTGGGGCAGGGGCCTTATTCTTACAGGCGATGCCCGGCTGTGATGAAAATTTACTTGATGTTCTTCAGGAAAAAGCTACTGCATTACCGAGTATAGGGAGTTTCCTTTCCAAGGGAGGCAGCATCCAGGAGTATGTCCAGAAAGAATTTTCTGATTTTTCCGTAGACCATCTGGCCCATCAGGGCCTTGGCTTCTCGTGTCCCTGCAACAGGGAAAACTTTGCTAACTATCTTGAAAGCCTCAGTAAAAAAGAGCAGCAGGATATCCTCACGAATGGACCGTTACCACTGCAGCTTGTATGTTTCAACTGCAATACAACCTATGAATTTGATAAAGATGAACTAGAACACTTGTTTTCTTAG